A stretch of the Staphylococcus sp. NRL 16/872 genome encodes the following:
- a CDS encoding thioredoxin family protein, with the protein MSNLETYYKKSQPLEDYIADMTTNKNNVLAIYDAFSIPSNDSKIENLKDASFSKVLVISEDWCGDAMMNLPILARISEYLNLEVRVFHRDEDTNLIDRYLTNGTARSIPIFIFLNDNYEQVSVWGPRAREAQEFVTHIRADKLPEKDDPTFEEKEKEVHQEIVSKYKNDTELWNQVYDSIINKLSL; encoded by the coding sequence ATGTCTAACTTAGAAACATATTACAAAAAAAGCCAACCACTTGAAGACTATATTGCAGATATGACTACAAATAAAAATAATGTACTAGCAATATACGATGCATTTAGTATTCCTTCCAATGATAGTAAAATTGAAAATTTAAAAGACGCTTCATTCTCAAAGGTTTTAGTAATTTCAGAAGACTGGTGCGGCGACGCAATGATGAACCTTCCTATATTAGCGCGTATCAGTGAATATTTAAATCTTGAAGTACGTGTATTTCACCGAGATGAAGACACTAATTTGATTGATCGTTATTTAACCAATGGGACAGCTCGCTCTATTCCAATCTTTATCTTCTTAAATGATAACTATGAACAAGTTAGCGTTTGGGGACCAAGAGCACGCGAAGCTCAAGAATTTGTTACTCATATAAGAGCAGACAAATTACCAGAAAAAGACGATCCAACATTTGAAGAAAAAGAAAAAGAAGTACATCAAGAAATTGTCTCAAAATATAAAAATGATACAGAATTATGGAATCAAGTTTATGATTCAATTATTAATAAATTATCATTATAG
- a CDS encoding DUF4097 family beta strand repeat-containing protein translates to MKKAIITGLVIFIGFFLAATLVWFVHDKEEYKKLKYNKEFTSKNLNTLNIDSFSSDIAIKKGNRFNVKYVGDNDVKVSTKKNAINIKERRAENRGYSFNVNPFNLSKSTIYITIPEKGLKKMQIDADMGEVMLDNLKVNEGSIYKEGEDIYANHSELDDINIENGSGDLVIKNSLVRNIKSKLHVGSVKVNNSKIQNSIFLSEIGYLKFTDMHSESDLKGSSKQKFITMSYKEKPKDTLLKLHPGTGKAKVENRAFKNGKVGKSKNIVEFYTVKYDITIK, encoded by the coding sequence ATGAAGAAAGCGATAATTACAGGTTTAGTTATTTTTATAGGATTTTTCTTAGCAGCAACGTTAGTATGGTTTGTCCATGATAAAGAAGAATATAAGAAATTAAAGTATAATAAAGAATTTACTAGTAAAAATCTAAATACACTTAATATTGACAGCTTTAGTTCTGATATAGCTATCAAAAAAGGTAACCGATTCAATGTAAAATATGTGGGAGATAATGATGTAAAAGTTTCTACCAAAAAAAATGCAATTAATATAAAAGAACGTCGAGCTGAAAATAGAGGATATAGTTTTAATGTTAATCCCTTTAATTTAAGTAAATCTACAATTTATATTACTATTCCCGAAAAGGGTTTGAAAAAAATGCAGATTGATGCTGATATGGGCGAAGTGATGCTTGATAATTTGAAAGTAAATGAAGGTTCTATTTATAAAGAGGGAGAAGATATTTATGCTAATCATTCAGAATTGGATGATATAAATATAGAAAATGGCTCTGGCGATTTAGTTATTAAAAATAGTTTAGTTCGCAATATTAAATCAAAATTACATGTTGGTAGTGTTAAAGTCAACAATTCAAAAATACAAAATTCTATATTCTTAAGTGAGATTGGTTATTTAAAATTTACTGATATGCATAGTGAATCAGATTTAAAAGGTTCAAGTAAACAAAAATTTATAACTATGAGCTATAAGGAAAAACCAAAAGACACACTTTTAAAATTACATCCGGGAACTGGAAAAGCTAAAGTAGAAAACAGAGCTTTTAAAAATGGAAAAGTTGGTAAAAGCAAGAATATTGTAGAATTTTATACTGTAAAATACGATATTACAATTAAATAA
- a CDS encoding DUF1700 domain-containing protein has product MDKITFLTELEMELDELPIEEKDKLMNDYENHFYNQETKGKSEKEILSDLKEPHAIGKELKAKEAISYAKVTPNLRNIIRAIMASLSLGVISFIFIIIPLLIFLGILLLVFLFSIFLILFPIILIITSFVKGIQDSFSNFLFSVSYSGIGIVLIAITIIITRNLYRLVLKYLSWYIQTIKGRIKQ; this is encoded by the coding sequence ATGGATAAAATTACTTTTTTAACTGAACTAGAGATGGAATTAGATGAATTGCCAATTGAAGAAAAAGATAAATTAATGAACGATTATGAAAATCATTTTTATAATCAAGAAACAAAGGGCAAATCAGAAAAAGAAATATTATCTGATTTAAAAGAGCCACACGCAATTGGTAAAGAACTGAAAGCTAAAGAAGCAATATCATATGCAAAAGTTACGCCGAATTTACGTAACATTATTAGAGCAATCATGGCGTCCTTGAGTTTGGGCGTCATTTCATTTATTTTTATCATTATTCCTCTCCTTATATTTTTAGGGATTTTGTTATTAGTGTTTTTATTTTCAATTTTTCTTATTCTTTTCCCGATTATATTAATTATTACGAGCTTCGTAAAAGGTATCCAAGATTCGTTTAGTAATTTTCTTTTTAGTGTTTCTTATAGTGGAATAGGCATTGTATTAATTGCAATTACAATTATTATTACTCGAAATTTATATAGACTCGTATTAAAGTATTTATCATGGTATATACAAACGATTAAAGGAAGAATCAAACAATGA
- a CDS encoding ABC transporter ATP-binding protein gives MKLENITKTYGSNNVLDNINFDFGNSQIVGLIGKNGVGKTTLMKVMNGNIINFKGKVGLKDNENVGYLIEHPKLYDNKSGLNNLKLFAQVLGKGFDKAYSDKIIDAFGMRPYIKKKVKKYSMGMKQKLAIAVSLMNKPKYLILDEPTNGMDPDGSIDVLETIQSLVNDLGMKILISSHKLEDIELICDRAVFLRDGHFVQDVNMKDGSAQDYTSVKVSHDDFKTALEYLKAHFNVLQSHKESGEINIKVQQDYQSLIKALAEKNIYPKFIETRKSSLRDTYFNINQRGDK, from the coding sequence ATGAAGCTAGAGAACATCACTAAAACGTATGGTTCTAACAACGTTTTAGACAATATTAACTTTGATTTTGGAAATAGCCAAATTGTTGGTTTAATAGGTAAAAATGGTGTTGGTAAAACAACTTTAATGAAGGTAATGAACGGTAATATTATTAACTTTAAAGGGAAAGTAGGTCTTAAAGACAACGAGAATGTGGGCTATTTGATCGAACATCCTAAACTTTATGATAATAAAAGTGGGTTAAATAACTTGAAGTTATTCGCTCAAGTATTAGGAAAAGGGTTTGATAAAGCTTATTCTGATAAGATTATCGATGCATTCGGCATGAGACCTTACATCAAGAAAAAAGTTAAAAAATATTCAATGGGTATGAAACAAAAGTTAGCCATTGCAGTATCACTAATGAATAAACCAAAATATTTAATCCTTGATGAACCTACAAATGGTATGGACCCTGATGGTTCAATTGATGTGTTAGAAACCATTCAATCATTAGTGAATGATTTAGGTATGAAGATTTTAATTTCAAGTCATAAATTAGAAGATATTGAATTAATTTGTGATAGAGCGGTCTTCTTAAGAGATGGACATTTTGTACAAGACGTTAATATGAAAGATGGTAGCGCACAAGATTATACATCGGTTAAAGTAAGTCATGACGACTTCAAAACAGCACTCGAGTACTTAAAAGCGCATTTCAATGTTTTACAATCTCATAAAGAGAGTGGCGAAATAAATATTAAAGTGCAACAAGATTATCAATCATTAATTAAAGCACTTGCAGAGAAGAATATTTATCCTAAATTCATTGAAACACGTAAAAGTTCGCTTCGAGATACGTACTTTAATATTAACCAGAGAGGTGACAAATAA
- a CDS encoding aldehyde dehydrogenase has protein sequence MSSIEQQFENSKTFFKTHKTKDIKFRKQQLKKLSKSIKNHENELLEALKEDLGKSPVEAYATEIGILLKSIKTARKELKNWAKTKQVDTPLFMFPSKSYIKPEPYGTVLIIGPFNYPVQLVFEPLIGAIAAGNTAIVKPSELTPHVASVISKIIETTFASEYISTVEGGIEETQALINLPFDYMFFTGSEKVGQIVYEAASKNLVPVTLELGGKSPVIVDETANIKVASDRISFGKFTNAGQTCVAPDYILVNRKVKNELIHALKHSISEFYGKNIQKSPDFGRIVNEKHFNRLNELLAVHHNEVAFGGHTDASERYIEPTILEGINPLSKIMQEEIFGPLLPIITYDDFDEAIDIIQSKSKPLSLYLFSEDENTTHRVLNELSFGGGAINDTLMHLANPNLPFGGVGSSGIGQYHGKYTFDTFSHKKSYIFKSTRLDSSIIYPPYKGKFKYIKAIFKN, from the coding sequence TTGTCTTCAATAGAGCAACAATTTGAAAACAGTAAAACTTTTTTTAAAACACATAAAACAAAAGATATTAAGTTTAGAAAACAACAATTAAAAAAATTAAGTAAAAGTATTAAAAATCATGAAAATGAATTACTTGAAGCTTTAAAAGAAGATTTAGGTAAGAGTCCTGTAGAAGCCTATGCCACAGAAATTGGAATTTTATTAAAAAGTATTAAAACGGCGCGTAAAGAACTTAAAAATTGGGCTAAAACAAAGCAAGTTGATACACCCTTATTTATGTTTCCTTCTAAAAGTTACATTAAGCCTGAACCTTATGGCACTGTTTTAATTATCGGTCCATTTAATTACCCTGTACAACTTGTCTTTGAACCCTTAATCGGTGCTATTGCTGCAGGAAACACTGCTATCGTTAAACCATCCGAATTAACACCTCACGTAGCTAGTGTAATCAGTAAAATAATTGAAACAACTTTTGCATCTGAATATATCTCTACTGTAGAAGGCGGTATCGAAGAAACACAAGCTTTAATCAATCTACCTTTCGATTATATGTTCTTTACAGGTAGTGAGAAAGTTGGTCAAATTGTCTATGAGGCTGCCAGCAAGAATTTAGTACCTGTCACACTTGAGTTAGGTGGTAAATCCCCTGTCATTGTAGACGAAACAGCAAATATAAAGGTTGCTAGTGATCGCATCAGCTTTGGAAAATTTACTAACGCAGGTCAAACTTGTGTGGCCCCTGATTATATTCTTGTTAATCGAAAGGTAAAAAATGAGCTTATACATGCATTAAAACATAGTATAAGTGAATTTTACGGTAAAAATATTCAAAAAAGTCCAGATTTTGGACGCATCGTTAATGAAAAACATTTTAATAGATTAAATGAATTATTAGCCGTGCATCATAACGAGGTAGCATTTGGTGGCCATACGGATGCATCTGAACGTTATATTGAACCTACGATATTAGAAGGTATCAATCCACTCTCAAAAATTATGCAAGAAGAAATCTTTGGTCCACTTTTACCAATCATCACCTATGATGACTTTGATGAAGCAATAGATATCATACAAAGTAAATCAAAACCATTAAGTTTATATTTATTTAGTGAAGATGAAAATACGACACACCGTGTATTAAATGAATTGTCTTTCGGTGGTGGTGCTATCAATGACACATTGATGCATTTAGCAAACCCAAACTTACCATTTGGTGGCGTAGGTTCTTCAGGAATTGGTCAATATCATGGTAAATATACATTCGACACATTTAGTCATAAAAAATCATATATTTTCAAATCCACACGCTTAGATTCAAGTATTATTTATCCTCCATATAAAGGTAAATTTAAATACATTAAAGCTATTTTCAAAAATTAA
- a CDS encoding C45 family autoproteolytic acyltransferase/hydolase has translation MQQVKSDIMTFRGSHFDLGVKTAQWLKQTPLLENREREWKKRMPRFDIDVNETYSVFQTYAPEIWEELTGMQEVLNLPTKQMILNFAHYRFTDLKESGCTVFQGPNYMVRNYDYHPATYDGRYLLFQPNDGGLAQIGPTSRVTGRMDGMNEAGLCMGYNFMHRKKPANGFVCYMIGRLVLEHCKDVEEAIQFLKELPHRSSFSYILMDRQLHHAIVEVTPRSFDVRYNKVCTNHFELLTHENRNYTTESRDRLERTVNQVSQDLDKFTAFKLFNDPQYEIYSKLFRSWSGTIHTSMYEPQSLTAWMTLGENQTPTSIDFQSWLNGTELEIKQFTGRIDTNLTFANY, from the coding sequence ATGCAACAAGTGAAATCGGATATCATGACATTTCGAGGGTCACATTTTGATTTAGGTGTTAAAACGGCTCAATGGCTTAAACAAACACCTTTACTAGAAAATCGTGAACGCGAGTGGAAAAAACGTATGCCTCGTTTTGATATAGATGTTAATGAAACCTACTCAGTTTTTCAAACGTATGCGCCTGAAATTTGGGAAGAATTAACGGGAATGCAAGAAGTACTTAATCTACCAACGAAGCAAATGATTTTAAACTTTGCTCATTATCGTTTCACTGATTTGAAAGAAAGTGGATGTACTGTATTCCAAGGCCCAAATTACATGGTACGTAATTATGATTACCATCCTGCTACATATGATGGTAGATATTTATTATTCCAACCTAATGATGGCGGTTTGGCTCAAATCGGTCCTACATCACGTGTTACAGGACGTATGGATGGAATGAACGAAGCTGGACTTTGTATGGGCTATAACTTTATGCATCGTAAGAAACCTGCTAACGGTTTTGTCTGTTATATGATTGGTCGTTTAGTCTTAGAACATTGTAAAGATGTCGAAGAAGCGATTCAGTTTTTAAAAGAGCTGCCTCATAGAAGTTCATTCAGTTACATTTTGATGGATAGACAGTTACATCATGCTATTGTAGAAGTCACTCCTCGTTCTTTCGATGTTAGATACAATAAAGTGTGTACTAATCATTTTGAATTGTTAACACATGAAAATCGTAATTATACGACCGAATCGCGTGATCGATTAGAACGCACCGTTAATCAAGTGTCACAAGACTTAGATAAATTCACCGCTTTTAAACTTTTTAATGATCCTCAATATGAAATTTATAGTAAATTATTTAGAAGTTGGTCAGGTACGATACATACTTCTATGTATGAACCACAAAGTTTAACGGCTTGGATGACATTAGGTGAGAACCAAACACCCACTTCCATTGATTTTCAATCATGGCTTAATGGTACTGAACTAGAAATCAAACAATTTACAGGTAGAATTGATACAAATTTAACATTCGCTAATTATTAA
- a CDS encoding lactonase family protein, with product MATRGYIGSYTKKEGKGIYRFELNEDNGQIDSVETGYEIEASTYLAQTEDFLYAITKEGEQCGVAAFKKDEEGNLSLINKCLESTQGTGCYISVSSNHNYLFEAVYGAGLARIYQLNKETGEVVKLIEELAHDYPTGSHERQEQPHVHFINETPDNKFIVTADLGTDRLVTYEFGDNGFKEHSVSQFKDQDGPRHIAFHKNGKYAYVVHELSNYVSVIRYADGKFEEIERHLTIPEDFEGDTKLAAVRLSHDQQSLYVSNRGHDSIAVFTVTEEGAALNPVEIVKTGGEFPRDFNITETDEYLVCAHQEGNYAVTVFNRDTNTGKLTPKDNQYTAPEGVYVGFLE from the coding sequence ATGGCAACGAGAGGTTATATTGGATCTTATACTAAAAAAGAAGGTAAGGGTATTTATCGCTTCGAATTAAATGAAGATAATGGCCAAATTGATTCAGTCGAAACTGGATACGAGATTGAAGCTTCAACCTATTTAGCACAAACTGAAGACTTCTTATATGCGATCACTAAAGAAGGCGAGCAATGTGGAGTAGCAGCTTTTAAAAAAGATGAGGAAGGTAACTTGTCCTTAATTAACAAATGTTTAGAATCTACGCAAGGCACTGGATGCTATATTTCTGTTTCATCTAATCACAATTATTTATTTGAAGCGGTATATGGCGCTGGACTAGCACGTATCTATCAATTAAATAAAGAAACTGGTGAAGTAGTTAAATTAATTGAAGAATTAGCACATGACTATCCAACGGGTAGCCATGAACGTCAAGAACAGCCACACGTTCATTTTATAAACGAAACGCCTGACAATAAATTTATAGTTACTGCAGATTTAGGCACAGACCGATTAGTCACTTATGAATTTGGCGATAATGGATTTAAAGAGCATTCTGTTTCTCAATTTAAAGATCAAGATGGTCCAAGACATATTGCTTTTCATAAAAATGGTAAATACGCTTATGTTGTTCATGAATTATCCAATTATGTAAGTGTAATACGTTACGCTGATGGGAAATTTGAAGAAATAGAACGTCATTTAACTATTCCTGAAGATTTTGAAGGAGATACTAAATTAGCAGCAGTAAGATTATCTCACGACCAACAAAGTTTGTATGTGAGTAATCGTGGTCATGATAGTATTGCAGTATTTACAGTAACTGAAGAGGGCGCAGCACTTAATCCAGTAGAAATTGTAAAAACTGGGGGAGAATTCCCTAGAGATTTTAATATTACGGAAACAGATGAATATCTTGTATGTGCTCATCAAGAAGGTAATTATGCAGTTACTGTTTTCAATCGTGATACAAATACTGGTAAACTCACACCTAAAGATAATCAATATACAGCCCCAGAAGGTGTATATGTAGGATTTTTAGAATAA
- a CDS encoding ABC transporter permease subunit: MRSLQLVKHDIISFCKSYLTYIALLLIWAMLGLMTILMAQHNDKVDYSTILPMANWMFLFFGLLVVIKTITRDYSQGTIQLYMNKVKNRIGYVVAKTISIVIISFIFTLITYVTMLIIQAFTDGKNLDGDKFLNNIWFYLIFLLFFGLLLFLITLIVQKPAVIFTLGIFLVFIVPFVQPFIGFIPEWGDNIQKSLKYIPFSYLTEKSNSGNIKFSNWQWFISIASIVVFFIANVIYAAKRDI; this comes from the coding sequence ATGAGAAGTTTACAGTTAGTGAAACATGATATCATTAGTTTTTGTAAAAGCTATTTAACATATATTGCTTTATTACTTATTTGGGCAATGCTAGGATTAATGACAATATTGATGGCTCAACACAATGACAAAGTAGATTACTCAACTATTTTACCAATGGCAAACTGGATGTTCTTATTCTTTGGTTTATTAGTAGTAATTAAAACTATTACTCGCGATTATTCACAAGGAACAATCCAACTATACATGAATAAAGTTAAAAATAGAATCGGTTATGTCGTTGCGAAAACAATTTCTATAGTGATTATTTCATTCATATTTACTTTGATTACTTATGTAACGATGTTGATTATCCAAGCATTTACAGATGGTAAGAATTTAGACGGAGATAAATTTTTAAATAATATTTGGTTTTATCTTATCTTCTTACTATTCTTTGGTTTATTACTATTCTTAATAACTCTAATCGTACAAAAACCAGCTGTTATCTTTACTTTAGGTATCTTCTTAGTATTTATTGTACCTTTCGTTCAACCATTTATTGGGTTTATTCCAGAATGGGGCGATAACATACAGAAATCACTTAAATATATTCCATTCAGTTATTTAACTGAGAAATCTAACTCTGGCAATATTAAATTTTCAAATTGGCAATGGTTCATCTCAATTGCCTCAATTGTGGTTTTCTTCATTGCTAATGTAATTTACGCTGCAAAACGAGATATTTAA
- a CDS encoding manganese-dependent inorganic pyrophosphatase, with the protein MAKTYIFGHQNPDTDAISSAIIMADFEKLTGNSDATAYRLGDINAETQYALDHFEVKAPELLSDNLEGQNVILVDHNEFQQSAETIADATILNVVDHHRIANFETAGPLYYRAEPVGCTATILYKMYKERGFEIKPEIAGLMISAIISDSLLFKSPTCTEEDVNAAKELKDIANVDLDEYGLEMLKAGASTTDKSAEELLDMDAKSFNMGDYVTRIAQVNTVDIDEVLNRKDELEKAMLETSTNEKYDLFVLVVTDIINSDSKILVVGAEKDKVGEAFKVQLDDGMAFLSGVVSRKKQVVPQITEVLTK; encoded by the coding sequence ATGGCAAAAACTTATATTTTTGGACATCAAAATCCAGATACAGATGCTATTTCATCAGCTATCATCATGGCTGATTTTGAAAAATTAACTGGTAATTCTGACGCAACAGCTTATCGTTTAGGTGATATCAACGCTGAAACACAATATGCGCTTGATCATTTTGAAGTCAAAGCACCAGAATTATTAAGTGATAATCTAGAAGGACAAAATGTTATTCTAGTTGACCATAATGAATTCCAACAAAGTGCAGAAACAATTGCTGATGCGACAATTTTAAACGTAGTAGACCATCACAGAATCGCTAACTTTGAAACAGCAGGTCCGCTATACTATCGTGCTGAACCAGTTGGCTGTACTGCAACTATTCTATATAAAATGTATAAAGAACGTGGTTTTGAAATCAAACCTGAAATTGCAGGATTAATGATTTCAGCTATTATTTCTGATAGCTTATTATTCAAATCTCCAACATGTACTGAAGAAGATGTGAATGCTGCTAAAGAATTAAAAGATATCGCTAATGTTGATTTAGATGAATATGGTTTAGAAATGTTAAAAGCAGGTGCTTCTACCACTGATAAATCTGCTGAAGAATTATTAGACATGGATGCTAAATCATTTAATATGGGTGACTACGTAACTCGTATCGCTCAAGTCAATACAGTTGATATCGACGAAGTATTAAATCGTAAAGATGAATTAGAAAAAGCGATGTTAGAAACTAGTACTAACGAAAAATATGATTTATTTGTATTAGTAGTGACTGATATTATTAATAGTGACTCTAAAATTTTAGTTGTTGGTGCTGAAAAAGATAAAGTCGGCGAAGCTTTCAAAGTTCAATTAGATGATGGTATGGCCTTCTTATCTGGCGTAGTATCACGTAAAAAACAAGTCGTGCCACAAATTACTGAAGTATTAACTAAATAA